tccctccaaacttcctgtttttgtttgtttctttgttggtctttgacatttattggttagatacacTACCGTAGGTGAAATGAAgcttagtttttagtttttagatcttactttgttagatgtgcttctatttggtgttgtgctgctattttGTCCTCTTTTACTTACTCTGTTAGATGCGCTTCTATTCGGTTTTGTGCtactattttagttgggataagctttatttgattttgagttAAGGTGTTCCGTGACTACCCAACGGTGTGAtggtttaaacttaaaattttgattGCATATCAATGAGTAAACCCACACCGTTTAGAGACCGTTCAGAGTTAAAAGGCTCATTAACCCGTTTTGAGCCCGATTTAGGCCCGTTTAGCCCGAATAAGGATGCCCCGTTTAAAGATCGAACACCGACTGAccgaaatgaaaccgtaccatgtccgcccaaggcaagcccgaatgcctaaacgGTCGGACATGGTGCAACCTGTAAAATTAGTGAGGCCCAGCTAGGCCCGACCAAgaccgaccggttgacacccctaaatttatgattttattgaaaaggggtaaaatggtcatttacaccgTCAAGAAATCAGTTTGACTTTAGAAGGAGAGGAAACGACAGCAATGGATCATTGTTGCCCTCTGTCGGATCTCTCTGTCGAACTGCAGGGGTTTCCGGCGTTGCTGAGCAGAAATTTTCAGGTAGACGTcaatctctatctctttctctactGAATCTGATAAAGGGAACACCTCTGGACTAGTTTTCACTTCCTTGGATAACATCTATAAGCCCCCTTGTTGATGCGTTTGTTTTCCAGTTAGTAATTGCATTTTTgatttgttgaagcttcttcaaTGGCGGACAAGAacattctcttccttctcctcatACCATTGccttttattttaatctttGCCATCCTAGTCTTCATTGTTCGCCCGAGGTCCGTGAAGATCCCAATTAAGGGTCGCCATGTCTTCATTACTGGTGGGTCGAGTGGCATTGGTCTTGCCCTAGCACAACAGGCTGCTTCAGAGGGTGCTCGAGTTTCAATTCTTGCTCGTAACCTGGAcaagcttgaagaagctcggaaCTCCATCCGCCTCTCCACTGGCATTGATGTTTCCATCTTCAGTGCTGATGTTCGAGACTACGAAGCTGTTCGGAAAGCAATTGATGATGCAGGCCCCATTGATATACTTATTTGCAATCAAGGAGTTTTTACTCCAGAAGAATTGGAGACGCAGGATTTGGAGGTTATTAAGTTCATGATCGATGTGAATCTAACGGGTACTTTCCATCTGATCAAAGCTGCACTTCCTGGGATGAAGAGTAGAGGTGACCGTCTACCTGCTTCGATCGCTCTCATGTCTTCGCAGGCTGGTCAGGTATGGTGGATTTCTGTTCCTTTTGCTATGGTCAATCAGATGGTAGTTTCATATAAACGAATACTGGGCACGTTCAGAGAGTATTTTTGGGGTTTAATTGCAGTTTATAGTGGTATGGAATGCAATAGCGGTATCATTTAACTCTTATGATTTTTAAGTTGCAGTTGGTATATTTTAATGGAGATGATTCTGTAGctgttcttattttcttctttccctttttctccTTCAATGGTGGATTCGATTCAATTTTACTGATGATAAGAAAAACTATTGCGTATAACTTGTTTTTGTAAAATCCCTACTAGTGTCCAAAATGAGGAAGCTTCATTGATGCAGAAAGATCATGTTTATCAGGAAATTTAAAAAGAGTCACAGAACTCAAAATATAACCAACTCAAAGCTAAATTTTATAAGGGGCTCAAGATCTCTGAACAGACTACAAGATCATTTTGATATGATCTATACCAACTCATTATGCTCAAATTGGGTTCTGAATGCCTCATAGTTTCCAAAACAGTGAAACTTTGTGGACCCAAAGAGCCCATGGTTAAGGTTAACCCAAGGGGATTTAAGCACAAAGTTCTTTATTCAATGACAATCAGCCATAGAACTTGAGATACAATTAATGAACTGAAACTAAATATTTTGAATGCTGTATAAAGCATAATTCTGTCATAGCGAATAAACCAGATGTAACCAACCACAAGGAGCAATATGATAAGCATGGGGATAGCACCCAGGCCTCAGTACACAACTAATATTAACAACCAGCAACAAGGAACAATAACTAGAAGCACGAGGCCCAAACAGCAAGCTTCTGGATAGTTTTAAAACCTAAAATCGTAGACACCGTTACCCTAAAACTGCAGGGGTTTAGGGTTGTCTGCTTGGTTTGAAAGTTTGACCATAGACCATACATTATAGAGATAAAAAATCCTCCCAAAAATCATTGCAATCAACCCACGAGAGACAGGGTTCTTGGAAATTCTCCCAAAAAGTGGGTTCTGTTTGTGGTTGTTGTTTCAAAGTAGGTAATTTAAGTAGAGTCCTGGTTTATGTCTTTTGATTAAGTTAGACGAGTACTCTTTGCTAGTATATAGAAGTCTAGACATGGGATTAGTGGATGTTATTTGTTACTTGTAATAACAAATTGAATTGAGTTGAGGTTTTTTCATACTCTGTGGTTTAGTGATTTTAGTTTCTGTTTTTGCATCCACTATTGTCTAAGCTTGTGAATCATAGGTCAGGGAGTCCAATCAACTGATTTGTTTGGGTTCCTACTTCCTACTCAAGTCATTTTGGTGTTCCCTTTGAAAACTTTCATCATTTCTTATTAGTTTCTTCGAAATCTTGGTCTATACATAAATTTCttggatttcttgaagattCTTCAATTGATTAATTGGATTCCataattataatatttttaaatggctttGCTTTATTTCCCCATTAATCATCATCTTTTATTAGGTTAGAATCAATTTACACCTTAATAGTCTAATATATTGGTTTCTTCCATATTTGTTGAATTTTTCTTATATCATAACCTTAGGCCAAAACCTCCACTAAAAAGGTGAGAGGATTTTTCCTTACCCTAGTTGCATGGTCTGGTTAGGCCTATAATTCCTACTTTTAGAACATGGTTGGGATTGGTTACAATTTTTGAGTCTTCTCTGAAACCCTTTTGCATCATATCATTGTTATCAAGAGCTGTATCTACCTTATTCTCATACATTCATAAAACACATATATGATATATCTTTGATGAAACACACTAGAACAGTAGCTAGCATGCCATCATTTGGGGAGGCTCAATCAAAGTCATCGGTGGATGTAGATGTAGGGAAGAGAATCACGGGGTCTCTCTTTCTTGATTAGATCTGGTGGTTAGCCTCAAGTATTTGCATTGTTTTTTGATGGAAACCAAGAAGTAATAACAAGGTGGCAGATGACTCGGCTCTACAAGGGATGGTGTGGCCTATGTGTTTTGGAAAGGCTATGCCTCTTTGTTCTATTAGGGGATTTGGGCATTTGGGTTGACGCCTACATAGCGTTATGTTTCAAATTTTATGTctactttgttgttgttgtattactGTGTTGTACTTTGCTTTCTTTCTCATAAGTAAATGGtgaccccccctcccccacccaaaaataataataataataaatataataaaataaaataaaaagaaaaatattagaaTGATAGAACCTATTTCCCTGCTATTAGCAGGGTTTGATTATTGAAATCTGTTTTTGCACCGGTGCAGTTAAATTGGCTACTTGAACATTAGTCATTTCACCTTGCCAAGGTGAGTAATGactacatgatatgcaaattTAATAATTTCATGACATTAACATACAAGTATAtgcatttcaaaaaaattatgtCAAGCTACCTAAAAAGAAGTGATGAAGTCATGAGTCAAATACTTCCGAAATTATTTCTTTGATCCATTGATTCCTTTTTATATTCTCTTCAGAAAAATATTCATTGAAGAGAGGCAAAACTCATAAGATTCTTTATATGGTCCTCATCCTAGTTGTGCCATGTGGAAGGGTGATGTGGgaattccaaccattggataggtACTGCATGGTCTAGATTTGTCAAGTGTCAAGTCTAAGAGCTTAATTCAATCAACAACCCCCAATGTTTGGGAATTTCCCCTTGTTTTATCAGTCATCCATTTGTTTTCAACCATTTTCCAAAAGTTCCATTCTCCCCTCTGAAGCTTTAGTTGTCTTGTAGAAAATCTACATTGATTgctctttttgttttaaagaCATTGCTATTCATCATCTCCTTTAAGCTATGGTTTCTTTTTTTGAACTTCATTTAAAAGTAATAATCTGAACTTCTTTGCTGAGACTTGAGAGTTAATTTCCGTCAAATATTTTCTTTAGTGGGTTGAGGTCATTTTGAATTACTGATCTGAGAGCTATCTTATTTGAGTTGTTGGTTACTGTACCATCATTATTATTTTGTCATagtcatcttctttttctttttgtgaagGGTAAACATATAGTCAGCAGGTGAATGgatcctttattttcttttggttctctTAGAACTTAGATCCTAGGGCACTCTCTTAGAGAGTATTTATTGAACTTATTACTTATTTTCTTCCCCACTGTCGATGGATTAAATGTTATGAGCACTACAATGCTTTAATTCtctatatttttcttatttttatctcaagttttatttttaataagtATTCTACCATCCTTAAGTTTGTGGAATCTGTTTCCTATAATTGTGAAAAGTCTTgacttggaatttttttattttaggtgGGCATCTATGGTTACACTGCTTATTCAGCTAGTAAATTTGGCCTTAGAGGGTTGGGAGAGGCATTGCAGCAGGAGGTCATTGCAGATAACATCCATGTGTCCCTTATATTCCCTCCTGACACTGAAACGCCAGGTTTTATTGAAGGTTTGAAATCTGACTTCAAGCTTGTAGTTTGTTGTTGTAACACGTATTTTATTACTCGTTAAAATAAAGTATAATACATTTGAAAAGATTCCCCACCCCCACTAATTTATCAGTGCATCTTGAGAGTGACAGCCCCATAGATTTAGAAGCTATTTCAAGGACACATTGTTTGAGAACTATGGTGCTTGTGTAATTACCACATGAACTGTCATGGGAGATGCATATGTATTCATAGTGTTGCTATTTGCTAATGTTATACTGTATATGTAAAATAGAGGGCACGCctcggtgcaatggtaaggttgctccattgtgacctagtggtcgcgGGTTTGAGTTGGGAAATAGCCTCTTTGCAAAACgaggggtaaggttgcatacatatgaccctctccagaccccgcagtggcgggagcctcgtgcactgggtacgccctttttttataCTTTATTTTAGTGGTGTTTCTAGAAGGATTGGATAGATATGCTACAATCCAgccatagtttctattttgttaagttcaagaataatttctattttgaagaagactttaAGTTGTAAGGGAATGAACAAGCAAAATAGGGTGTCCCTTACAGCTtaaagtcttcttcaaaaaagAAACTATGGCTGGATTGTAGCATATCTATCCAATCCTTCTAGAAACACtactaaaataaagaataaaaaagggcgTATGCAGTGCATGAGGTTCCcgtcactgcggggtctggagagggtcataatgtacgcagccttacccctgctttcgcaga
The sequence above is a segment of the Telopea speciosissima isolate NSW1024214 ecotype Mountain lineage chromosome 7, Tspe_v1, whole genome shotgun sequence genome. Coding sequences within it:
- the LOC122670115 gene encoding 3-dehydrosphinganine reductase TSC10A-like, whose protein sequence is MADKNILFLLLIPLPFILIFAILVFIVRPRSVKIPIKGRHVFITGGSSGIGLALAQQAASEGARVSILARNLDKLEEARNSIRLSTGIDVSIFSADVRDYEAVRKAIDDAGPIDILICNQGVFTPEELETQDLEVIKFMIDVNLTGTFHLIKAALPGMKSRGDRLPASIALMSSQAGQVGIYGYTAYSASKFGLRGLGEALQQEVIADNIHVSLIFPPDTETPGFIEENKVRPQLTSIIAASSGAMKADEVAKRTLNGIKSGTFIVHCNLEGFILSIATSGLSPQRSPVIAFVEVVAAGILRIVALAIQWNWYGSIERWHAQKNSNCSTK